Proteins from one Salmo salar chromosome ssa07, Ssal_v3.1, whole genome shotgun sequence genomic window:
- the LOC106609137 gene encoding cadherin-related family member 5 isoform X3: protein MLTPWGLFLCQLAIITSYHVIKASLCLGGSDIFATVSENSPVGEFIANLSIIGDPTGVNSIRLCLTGENANWFYLEGRTIRLNSSVLRVLDRERHGSVLMAALTCYEDDIIQSEYRVIVEILNENDNKPRFFEKTIQPRYISELTAVNSVVFTVKAIDADGDSITYIIDRALPDASYFRIDLPNSGKVILDKPLDYETKTQLQLVIYAVETNTKEWYNTSASLTVNVKDGDDQYPQFLPCTPISQDNNHTIVCTNPIYAVNITEKDQDMLLHFSPGPIHAEDGDRSLDTPLLYSILSGADKNRFQIDNQTAEITLTRRVENRHLTPIFRLRIMASQLNDPKKYSVATALVRVLAENRFPPLFNRTTYKGFIVESSSPATLVSTYGNEVLLIQAIDQDFVDGVNPKMHYSLPPTSATTALYHITQEGVIIAKTDHLRPFERHILEVVAMDEESGEVAKASVDIELLQRGQPVPRTPFGEERLFRDMDVRMAGGIMGGMLLLLVTTLFLLIRWAKRRRRRDPARRGAVALGKHPNVDLHEPCHPLQAP, encoded by the exons ATGTTGACCCCATGGGGGTTGTTCCTCTGCCAGCTGGCAATAATCACATCCTACCATGTCATCAAAG CCAGCCTCTGCCTGGGTGGGTCGGACATCTTTGCAACGGTGAGCGAGAACAGCCCCGTAGGAGAGTTCATAGCGAACCTCAGCATCATCGGGGACCCTACAGGAGTCAATAGCATCCGCTTGTGCCTCACCGGAGAGAACGCCAATTGGTTCTACCTTGAAGGGAGAACCATCAGGCTAAACTCATCCGTTTTAAGAGTCCTGGATCGAGAG CGCCATGGATCTGTTTTGATGGCAGCATTAACATGTTATGAAGATGACATAATACAG AGTGAATACAGGGTCATAGTTGAGATCCTGAATGAAAACGACAACAAACCAAGGTTCTTTGAGAAGACTATACAACCACGTTACATAAGTGAG CTCACTGCAGTCAACTCTGTAGTCTTCACCGTCAAGGCCATCGATGCTGATGGAGACAGCATCACCTACATCATCGACAGAGCCTTG CCTGATGCCAGCTACTTCAGGATAGACCTACCCAACAGTGGTAAAGTGATCCTGGACAAGCCATTGGACTATGAGACCAAAACCCAGCTGCAGCTAGTCATCTACGCTGTG GAAACCAACACCAAGGAGTGGTACAACACTTCCGCCTCTCTGACTGTGAACGTGAAGGACGGGGACGACCAGTACCCTCAGTTCCTACCGTGCACACCTATCTCCCAGGACAACAACCACACGATTGTCTGCACCAATCCCATCTACGCAGTCAACATCACAGAAAAGGACCAG GACATGTTACTGCATTTCTCTCCTGGTCCAATTCATGCCGAAGATGGAGACAGAAGCCTTGATACGCCTTTGCTCTACTCCATTCTCTCAG GTGCTGACAAAAACAGGTTTCAGATTGACAACCAAACAGCAGAGATCACATTGACTAGACGGGTGGAAAACAGACACCTGACACCTATATTCCGACTACGCATCATG GCATCTCAGCTGAATGACCCAAAGAAGTACAGTGTGGCGACAGCGCTGGTCCGGGTGCTAGCAGAGAACCGGTTCCCTCCCCTCTTTAACAGAACCACGTACAAGGGCTTCATCGTCGAGAGCTCCAGTCCGGCCACGCTAGTCTCCACCTATGGGAACGAGGTGCTTCTCATCCAAGCCATAGACCAGGACTTCGTAGAT GGGGTGAATCCAAAAATGCATTACTCTCTCCCGCCCACATCAGCCACAACTGCACTGTACCACATCACCCAGGAAGGGGTTATCATCGCTAAGACCGACCACCTACGACCCTTTGAGAGGCACATCCTAGAG GTGGTCGCTATGGATGAGGAATCAGGTGAGGTTGCTAAAGCCTCAGTCGACATAGAGCTGCTACAAAGAGGCCAGCCAG TTCCACGGACACCTTTTGGAGAAGAGCGGTTGTTCAGAGACATGGATGTGAGGATGGCTGGCGGTATCATGGGTGGGATGCTGCTGCTGTTAGTGACCACCCTGTTCCTGCTGATCCGATGGGCCAAGAGGAGACGGAGACGGGACCCGGCCAGACGAGGGGCTGTCGCCCTGGGGAAGCACCCCAATGTG